From Micromonospora sp. NBC_01699, a single genomic window includes:
- a CDS encoding GTP-binding protein, protein MPEHPVPTSAKIVVAGGFGVGKTTFVGSISEIPPVNTEAWMTAASEPVDRLDPGIDKTTTTVAMDFGRRTVAEDLVLYLFGTPGQARFWPMWDDLCRGAVGAVVLVDTRRLDVSFAAVNYFEQDSNLPFVVCVNLFDGRLNHQLADVRRALALGPDVPVITCDARDSGSVARALLAVVDHTIRRTGGGPTGRFTAPAPAAPASAHR, encoded by the coding sequence TTGCCTGAGCACCCCGTGCCGACCTCGGCGAAGATCGTCGTGGCCGGTGGCTTCGGGGTGGGTAAGACCACCTTCGTCGGATCCATCTCGGAGATCCCGCCGGTCAACACCGAGGCGTGGATGACCGCGGCGAGCGAGCCGGTGGACCGGCTCGACCCCGGCATCGACAAGACCACGACCACCGTGGCGATGGACTTCGGCCGGCGGACCGTCGCCGAGGACCTGGTTCTCTACCTCTTTGGTACGCCGGGACAGGCGCGGTTCTGGCCGATGTGGGACGACCTGTGCCGGGGTGCGGTCGGTGCCGTGGTGCTGGTCGACACCCGCCGGTTGGACGTGTCGTTCGCGGCGGTCAACTACTTCGAGCAGGACAGCAACCTGCCGTTCGTGGTCTGCGTGAACCTGTTCGACGGCCGGCTCAACCACCAGTTGGCCGACGTACGCCGGGCGCTCGCGCTCGGCCCGGACGTGCCGGTGATCACCTGCGACGCCCGCGACAGCGGCTCGGTCGCCCGCGCCCTGCTCGCCGTCGTGGACCACACCATCCGCCGGACCGGTGGCGGACCGACCGGCCGGTTCACCGCTCCCGCGCCGGCTGCCCCCGCCTCCGCCCACCGATAG
- a CDS encoding DUF742 domain-containing protein, with protein sequence MRPYVLTGGRTRTRQRLFVHTLISVPYYDPRFAAGLPPETRTLYDRARRTTSVAELSAYSGMPLGVTRVVIDDLATTNRLQVHPDTYSSPFDSRLLERLRDGLLQLA encoded by the coding sequence GCGACCCTACGTACTGACGGGCGGTCGTACCCGGACCCGGCAGCGCCTCTTCGTGCACACCCTCATCTCGGTGCCGTACTACGACCCGAGGTTCGCCGCCGGTCTGCCACCGGAGACCAGGACGCTCTACGACCGGGCCCGGCGGACCACGTCGGTGGCCGAACTCTCCGCGTACTCCGGGATGCCGCTGGGCGTGACCCGCGTGGTCATCGACGATCTTGCGACCACCAACCGGTTGCAGGTCCACCCGGACACCTACTCGTCCCCGTTCGATTCCCGGCTTCTGGAAAGACTCCGTGATGGCCTCCTACAGCTTGCCTGA
- a CDS encoding DinB family protein, with amino-acid sequence METMSLTPPFGPELVVTADERRVLESFLDFYRRIIVTKLHEVPDADAKRRLVPSETTLAGVLRHLAVVERNWFQHHLAGQPTPDEDADGGWSVEQTTMAELLEAYSRECARSRATAAGYRLDDTGTHDQLGPVSLRWIYVHMIDETARHAGHIDILRELTDGSTGAW; translated from the coding sequence ATGGAGACGATGTCGCTCACCCCGCCCTTCGGACCGGAACTCGTCGTCACCGCGGACGAGCGGAGGGTGCTGGAATCCTTCCTCGACTTCTACCGCCGGATCATCGTGACGAAGCTGCACGAGGTGCCGGACGCCGACGCCAAGCGCCGGCTCGTGCCGTCCGAGACCACGCTCGCCGGGGTGCTCCGGCACCTGGCCGTGGTCGAGCGGAACTGGTTCCAGCACCACCTGGCCGGGCAGCCGACCCCGGACGAGGACGCCGACGGCGGCTGGTCGGTCGAGCAGACCACCATGGCGGAGCTGCTGGAGGCGTACTCGCGGGAGTGTGCCCGGTCCCGCGCGACCGCCGCCGGGTACCGGCTCGACGACACCGGCACCCATGACCAGCTCGGCCCGGTGTCGCTGCGCTGGATCTACGTCCACATGATCGACGAGACCGCCCGGCACGCCGGCCACATCGACATCCTGCGTGAACTCACCGACGGGTCCACCGGGGCGTGGTGA
- a CDS encoding styrene monooxygenase/indole monooxygenase family protein: MRKILIVGAGQSGLQLGLSLLAEGYQVTLMSARTPEEIRAGWVTSTQAMFHQALETERAYGLNLWEDRAPRIEGLHVSLSAPPGQRALSVVAPLDSPGQSTDQRLKMAAWLELFEERGGIVHYQGVTTADLDGLTRIGRYDLTVVAAGKGELVGVFDRDPARSRFTAPQRGLAVSYVHGLAPDPRFPAPSVGFNAVPGLGELFVIPGLTHSGPCDILFWEAVPDGPLDLWQDRLDPAEQLKLTIELARRYTPWVYDRCAAVELTDARATLSGRYTPTVRHPVAELPSGGLVLGMADVVVSNDPITGQGSNTAAKCAAAYLEAIVRHGDGPFDRSWMEGTFADFWDRTGAPVTDWTNAMLAPLPEHVQQILGTAAVNPTVARRFANGFSDPADYTDWLMDPAKTAAYLASVG; the protein is encoded by the coding sequence ATGCGGAAAATCCTGATTGTCGGTGCCGGACAGTCCGGCCTACAGCTCGGTCTCAGCCTGCTCGCCGAGGGCTACCAGGTGACCCTGATGTCGGCGCGCACCCCCGAGGAGATCCGCGCCGGCTGGGTGACGAGCACCCAGGCGATGTTCCACCAGGCCCTGGAGACCGAGCGCGCGTACGGGCTGAACCTCTGGGAGGACAGGGCGCCCCGGATCGAGGGGCTGCACGTGTCGCTCTCCGCACCGCCGGGCCAGCGGGCACTGAGCGTCGTCGCGCCGCTGGACTCCCCGGGGCAGAGCACCGACCAGCGGCTGAAGATGGCCGCCTGGCTGGAACTGTTCGAGGAGCGCGGCGGGATAGTGCACTACCAGGGGGTCACCACGGCCGACCTGGACGGGCTGACCCGGATCGGCCGGTACGACCTGACCGTCGTCGCCGCCGGCAAGGGTGAACTCGTCGGCGTCTTCGACCGCGACCCGGCCCGGTCACGGTTCACCGCCCCGCAGCGCGGGCTGGCGGTGTCGTACGTGCACGGGCTGGCGCCCGACCCCCGGTTCCCGGCGCCGAGCGTCGGCTTCAACGCCGTACCCGGTCTTGGGGAGTTGTTCGTGATCCCGGGCCTGACCCACAGCGGACCCTGCGACATCCTGTTCTGGGAGGCGGTGCCGGACGGGCCGCTGGACCTGTGGCAGGACCGGCTCGACCCGGCGGAGCAGCTCAAGCTGACCATCGAGTTGGCCCGTCGCTACACCCCCTGGGTGTACGACCGCTGCGCCGCCGTCGAGCTCACCGACGCCCGCGCCACCCTCTCCGGCCGGTATACCCCGACGGTCCGGCACCCGGTCGCCGAACTGCCCTCCGGCGGGCTGGTGCTGGGCATGGCCGACGTGGTCGTCTCCAACGACCCGATCACCGGCCAGGGCAGCAACACCGCGGCGAAGTGTGCCGCCGCGTACCTGGAGGCGATCGTCCGGCACGGCGACGGGCCGTTCGACCGGTCCTGGATGGAGGGGACCTTCGCCGACTTCTGGGACCGGACCGGCGCGCCGGTGACCGACTGGACCAACGCCATGCTGGCGCCGCTGCCCGAGCACGTGCAGCAGATCCTCGGTACCGCGGCGGTCAACCCGACGGTGGCCCGCCGGTTCGCCAACGGCTTCTCCGATCCGGCCGACTACACCGACTGGCTGATGGACCCGGCCAAGACCGCCGCCTATCTCGCCTCCGTCGGCTGA